A window of the Cicer arietinum cultivar CDC Frontier isolate Library 1 chromosome 6, Cicar.CDCFrontier_v2.0, whole genome shotgun sequence genome harbors these coding sequences:
- the LOC101494980 gene encoding uncharacterized protein, which produces MCGLRNHELMATFENNAFVGRLKEEDKKHVNELTKYHIVPRLFLSSLRDRDKENVTNISQIYMRRNTYRKDLKGPKTDMQYMLKLLEAKKYSCWSRTREDSNVMRDMFVEHIPFCVDYGYHLQNQQV; this is translated from the coding sequence atgtgtGGACTTCGCAACCACGAGTTAATggctacttttgagaataatgcatttgTGGGACGCttaaaagaagaagataagaagCATGTTAACGAGTTGACAAAGTATCACATTGTACCGAGACTCTTCTTATCATCTTTGAGAGATCGGGATAAAGAGAATGTGACTAATATCTCTCAAATTTATATGCGACGAAACACATACAGGAAGGATTTGAAAGGACCTAAAACTGATATGCAATATatgttgaagttacttgaagctaAGAAGTATTcttgttggagtaggactcGTGAGGACTCCAACGTTATGAGGGACATGTTTGTTGAACATATTCCCTTTTGTGTTGATTATGGATAtcacctacaaaaccaacaagtatag